From a region of the Candida albicans SC5314 chromosome 1, complete sequence genome:
- a CDS encoding mitochondrial 37S ribosomal protein uS5m (Mitochondrial ribosomal protein of the small subunit; Spider biofilm repressed) yields MLKRTLQPISVLKRCLTTSRTAFASETGSKSSNQSTNNKINKHTEFLSKYYNPEVLQSIQAAESLVTPEQYLNLQLKGSDAKSKVGPTDEEFDYSFNDPEWEEPIIYPNQGLGRAPYPEIPQVSSPDRSALKIRFSDAPVATQKDEPTGIKTPQQIAQELSDLTGLDERYIRRLYVRPLIMKRVSLKTAKGNIANFFVLSVAGDKNGMVGLGIGKSRDGIRTAATKAHWNAVKNLTPVYRYEDRTILGSFEYKYHATKLKFSPAPVGFGLRCNKNIFEICQAAGIKDLKGKIYKSRNPLTVANGFFKALTQQRSLEELAANRGKKIVELRKVYYSQ; encoded by the coding sequence ATGTTGAAGAGGACATTACAACCAATATCTGTTTTGAAAAGATGTTTAACCACATCAAGAACAGCATTTGCATCAGAAACTGGAAGTAAGAGTTctaatcaatcaacaaacaacaaaatcaataaacaTACTGAATTTTTAAGTAAATACTATAACCCGGAAGTATTACAGAGTATTCAGGCTGCTGAATCGCTTGTTACACCAGaacaatatttgaatttacaattgaaaGGATCTGACGCCAAGTCTAAAGTGGGACCAAcagatgaagaatttgattattcatttaatgaTCCAGAATGGGAAGAGCCTATAATATATCCTAATCAAGGATTAGGAAGAGCTCCATATCCTGAGATTCCTCAAGTAAGTTCTCCTGATAGAAGTGCTTTGAAAATACGATTTTCTGATGCACCAGTTGCCACACAAAAGGATGAACCTACAGGTATAAAAACCCCACAGCAAATTGCTCAAGAATTATCAGATTTAACTGGGTTGGATGAAAGATATATTAGAAGATTATATGTACGTCCATTGATCATGAAAAGAGTTTCATTGAAGACAGCAAAAGGTAATATTGccaatttctttgttttgtcTGTGGCAGGTGACAAGAATGGTATGGTTGGTTTAGGTATAGGGAAATCAAGAGATGGTATCCGTACTGCTGCCACCAAAGCCCATTGGAATGCTGTAAAGAACTTGACCCCAGTTTACCGTTATGAAGATAGAACCATTCTTGGAAGTTTTGAATACAAGTATCATGCCACCAAATTGAAGTTTTCTCCAGCACCAGTTGGGTTTGGATTGAGATGTAACAAGAATATTTTCGAAATCTGTCAAGCAGCCGGTATAAAAGATTTAAAAGGtaaaatttacaaatcaAGAAACCCATTAACTGTAGCCAATGGGTTTTTCAAGGCGTTGACACAACAACGATCACTCGAAGAATTGGCTGCTAATAGAGGTAAAAAGATTGTTGAATTGAGAAAAGTATACTACTCTCAATAG